The following are encoded in a window of Hemicordylus capensis ecotype Gifberg chromosome 12, rHemCap1.1.pri, whole genome shotgun sequence genomic DNA:
- the LOC128336044 gene encoding uncharacterized protein LOC128336044 encodes MGPPKKAGLIPYNPFPRGLPLTIPENVCYSAICPLKLGQTAETIVSTLLCEFGLEAEPMVQTSCYEQVKHVFPLKERPPVGSSMSAEPSSSHSLLNRWEKRISHSSSSGENNLLAHEGSSLLSKWESKHCIFKSKSPDRLKDLELLACAHVPDPCEIQRLANHIMLSVIKELITFRPKDSLASLPTWRQELIWSESKWLQERIWRSMYLPPPSRKTSSCLDLFWEPLTQAVVCSLVLSISNPSMRENAQERNDLFEGSLSMYCTVDACCPNMG; translated from the exons ATGGGGCCTCCGAAGAAGGCAGGGCTCATCCCCTACAACCCATTCCCCAGAGGCCTGCCACTCACAATCCCGGAGAACGTCTGCTATTCTGCCATCTGCCCGCTCAAACTTGGCCAAACTGCAGAGACAATCGTCAGCACGCTTCTCTGCGAATTTGGGCTGGAAGCTGAGCCCATGGTGCAAACCAGCTGCTACGAGCAAGTCAAGCATGTTTTCCCGCTGAAGGAGAGGCCTCCCGTGGGCTCCTCGATGTCTGCGGAGCCCTCCTCGAGCCACAGCTTGCTCAACCGCTGGGAAAAAAGGATAAGCCACTCAAGCTCGTCAGGGGAGAACAACCTACTTGCACACGAAGGGAGCAGCCTGCTTTCCAAGTGGGAGAGCAAACATTGCATCTTCAAGAGCAAGAGTCCCGATCGACTTAAAGATCTGGAGCTCCTGGCTTGTGCTCATGTGCCGGACCCCTGTGAGATCCAGCGGCTGGCCAACCACATCATGCTGAGTGTCATCAAGGAGCTGATCACGTTCCGGCCCAAAG ACTCTTTGGCCTCTCTGCCGACATGGAGACAGGAGCTGATATGGTCCGAATCGAAGTGGCTGCAGGAACGAATCTGGAGGAGCATGTACCTGCCACCTCCCAGCAGGAAGACGTCCTCGTGCCTTGACTTGTTCTGGGAGCCTTTGACCCAGGCAGTCGTCTGCAGTCTGGTCTTAAGCATCTCAAATCCCAGCATGCGAGAAAACGCTCAGGAGAGGAACGATTTATTCGAAGGGAGTCTCTCCATGTACTGCACCGTGGATGCTTGCTGCCCGAACATGGGCTGA
- the LOC128336043 gene encoding fibrous sheath-interacting protein 2-like: MTWVVSAVTSILYPALTKFEERVRTRVYTISEESGLSSDNSSSCSTCNEDLYETCGSLPSGSTRKVSFTDTSIKPTTMSIPSEFRSISGKPTSLLSSKSSFTSFTKSTHMSLDSDALKGKIKRGKTAVYLSPSKYSGLFSTTSSMRSSKSDSHISQLQKDAAGASEKPPIPHHGKCKRRSKGLLPKTEANTTDTEGVPFGGGEHKLPHGPQEPCEPISLRDLKCVFADLKSHLTQITAIILDDIFKRILGDLGFPTCSVSISMEVLLESISESLLGSHPGGPPDSGSVSRIASFVANDIVESVLCKLHSATQKKYSETVSREDFSAGCKGVVASGKHGVPDPAFWRTRMPLSLETVYGIAEEIVHIVIDKLKVFATSSQTKLSQFELCAKIKAIGIPLEQLYAAIPPHTVESEAATAIVKDTIRKIVSKTIASSETNILQYAEEIISSIMNFIQRRASQEGILPRRESSIILQLVNDVFNDLSLEKLWGASAPAKSRASPEAPGELSSHETSKSRPTTAADEKRMRKPYPLVPVPGMVIYSESEVEGKEKTEPDGTFSTVNKERRVLVTERSQEKVSYGLESRQRSRPSSKSSHEEGEKGREAKTKGLERTKGSVENFVQEAILCSIEGQQTVQYPADQVSGSAQAAADGGLTLEQALKKMEEDFKEGEQS; this comes from the coding sequence ATGACCTGGGTGGTGTCGGCGGTCACCAGCATCCTCTACCCAGCCCTCACGAAATTCGAAGAGCGGGTCAGGACGAGAGTGTACACCATCTCCGAGGAGTCCGGGCTCTCCTCGGACAactccagcagctgcagcaccTGCAACGAAGACCTCTACGAGACCTGTGGAAGCCTCCCTTCCGGGTCCACCCGGAAGGTCAGCTTCACCGACACGAGCATCAAGCCAACAACCATGAGTATTCCGAGCGAGTTCCGGAGCATCAGCGGGAAGCccacctccctcctctcctccaaGTCGTCCTTCACCTCCTTCACGAAGAGCACCCACATGTCTCTGGACAGCGACGCCctcaaagggaaaatcaagagggGCAAAACAGCTGTATATCTGTCCCCCTCCAAGTACAGCGGGCTTttctccaccacctccagcaTGCGGAGCTCCAAGTCGGACAGCCACATCTCCCAGTTGCAAAAGGACGCTGCCGGTGCATCCGAGAAGCCACCCATTCCGCACCACGGCAAATGCAAACGCAGATCAAAAGGGCTGCTCCCCAAAACAGAGGCAAACACCACCGATACTGAAGGGGTGCCCTTTGGAGGAGGGGAGCACAAGCTCCCGCATGGTCCCCAGGAGCCATGTGAACCCATCAGCTTGCGAGACCTCAAGTGTGTCTTTGCCGACTTGAAGTCTCACCTCACCCAAATTACTGCCATTATTCTTGATGACATTTTCAAAAGGATCTTAGGCGATCTGGGCTTCCCAACTTGCTCTGTATCCATCAGCATGGAGGTCCTGCTGGAATCCATCTCAGAAAGCCTCCTCGGAAGCCATCCCGGAGGTCCACCCGATAGTGGTTCAGTCTCGAGGATCGCCAGTTTTGTGGCCAATGACATTGTTGAGAGCGTGCTCTGTAAGCTGCACTCTGCCACTCAGAAGAAATACTCTGAAACTGTCTCGAGGGAGGACTTCTCTGCAGGGTGCAAGGGAGTGGTGGCTAGCGGAAAGCATGGCGTCCCGGATCCGGCCTTCTGGAGAACCCGGATGCCCTTGTCCTTGGAGACTGTGTACGGGATTGCTGAGGAGATTGTTCACATTGTCATCGATAAGCTGAAGGTGTTTGCAACGTCCAGCCAAACGAAACTATCCCAGTTTGAACTGTGTGCCAAAATCAAAGCCATTGGCATACCTCTGGAACAGCTCTATGCGGCCATCCCACCGCACACTGTCGAATCTGAAGCGGCAACTGCGATCGTGAAGGACACAATCCGCAAAATTGTTTCCAAGACCATTGCTTCTTCGGAGACCAACATTCTCCAGTATGCAGAAGAGATTATCAGCAGCATCATGAACTTCATCCAGAGGCGGGCGAGTCAGGAGGGAATCCTTCCAAGACGAGAGAGCTCGATTATCCTTCAGCTGGTTAATGATGTATTTAATGACTTAAGTTTAGAAAAACTCTGGGGTGCTTCAGCCCCAGCAAAATCCAGAGCTAGTCCTGAGGCACCAGGCGAACTTTCTAGTCATGAAACCTCAAAATCTAGGCCAACTACCGCTGCAGATGAGAAGAGAATGAGGAAGCCCTATCCTCTTGTTCCTGTTCCTGGAATGGTCATTTATTCCGAATCGGAAGTTGAGGGGAAAGAGAAAACTGAACCAGATGGGACCTTCTCCACTGTCAACAAGGAGCGGAGAGTATTAGTCACAGAAAGGTCTCAAGAGAAAGTAAGTTATGGCCTTGAATCCCGGCAAAGAAGCCGGCCTAGTTCAAAATCGTCGCACGAAGAGGGTGAGAAAGGCAGGGAGGCCAAAACGAAGGGATTGGAGAGGACCAAAGGTTCTGTGGAAAATTTTGTTCAGGAAGCCATTCTCTGCTCGATTGAAGGTCAACAAACAGTCCAGTATCCTGCTGACCAAGTGTCAGGGTCAGCTCAAGCAGCTGCCGACGGTGGGTTGACTTTGGAGCAGGCACTGAAAAAAATGGAAGAGGACTTCAAGGAGGGAGAACAATCCTGA